In the Methylomonas rhizoryzae genome, one interval contains:
- the fliD gene encoding flagellar filament capping protein FliD, which yields MSIVSSTGLGSGIDIQSLVSQLTAAEKQPAVNAITRQQDAVSTRLSGLGSLKSALSTFQTAVAKLKDDTLFKTHAGSSADESIVKATASSGSVAGNYAVEVKQLAKAQKSISNTEFASSSATVGTGTLTFATTGGSSFNITVDSSNNTLAGIRDAINASSDNSSVTASIINVDNGSGTGTISKLVLTAKNSGTTNAFTVSGSDDDGNDSDASGLSQLFSANLDEQTSALDAIIEVDGQTATRSTNSISDVLQGVTLDLQKAEIGTTVNVNVSLDTDAISKAVSGFVSAYNALHSTTAALGKYGGSDDGTGNGALIGDATLRLVTSQIRQNTSSSVSSASGNYNSLAMIGVTIDKSGVMSLDETDMEAALNSSLSSVAEVFSSDDGVATRLDDILDQFLQSGGSIDSQTTSLNNRSAQLEDRLADVEARSETFRAALLKQFTAMDVTVGQFNSTGSFLSSWISNL from the coding sequence ATGAGTATCGTATCGTCAACAGGTCTTGGTAGCGGCATCGACATTCAATCTCTGGTCTCGCAATTGACCGCGGCGGAGAAGCAGCCTGCGGTCAACGCGATAACGCGTCAGCAAGATGCCGTTAGCACGCGGTTGAGCGGATTGGGTAGCTTAAAAAGCGCGTTATCCACGTTTCAAACGGCTGTTGCCAAATTGAAGGACGACACCCTGTTCAAAACCCATGCAGGCTCGTCTGCGGACGAGAGCATCGTTAAGGCCACTGCCTCGTCCGGTTCTGTGGCCGGAAATTATGCCGTGGAAGTCAAACAATTGGCCAAAGCGCAAAAATCCATTTCCAATACTGAATTCGCTAGTTCGTCCGCTACCGTGGGTACCGGAACATTAACCTTTGCAACTACCGGCGGTTCATCGTTTAACATCACCGTCGACAGTAGCAACAATACTTTGGCCGGGATTCGCGACGCCATTAATGCCTCGTCCGACAATAGCTCGGTGACTGCAAGCATCATTAACGTAGACAACGGTAGCGGTACCGGAACAATCTCTAAACTGGTACTCACCGCTAAAAATAGCGGGACTACGAATGCCTTTACCGTCAGCGGCAGCGACGATGACGGCAACGATAGCGACGCATCGGGATTGTCGCAGTTGTTCTCCGCTAACCTTGACGAGCAAACGTCCGCCTTGGATGCGATCATCGAAGTTGACGGCCAAACCGCCACTCGGAGTACAAATTCGATTAGCGACGTGCTGCAAGGCGTTACTTTAGATTTACAGAAAGCGGAAATCGGTACGACGGTCAATGTGAACGTTAGTCTGGATACCGATGCAATCAGTAAAGCGGTCAGTGGCTTTGTGTCGGCATACAATGCCTTGCATTCCACCACGGCAGCGCTTGGAAAATACGGCGGTAGTGACGACGGTACCGGGAACGGAGCGTTGATAGGCGATGCAACTTTGCGACTCGTTACCAGCCAAATTCGGCAGAACACTTCGTCCTCCGTTTCGTCTGCGTCCGGGAATTACAATTCGCTGGCTATGATAGGCGTGACGATAGATAAAAGCGGCGTCATGTCCCTGGACGAGACCGACATGGAAGCGGCGTTGAATTCAAGTTTATCCTCGGTAGCCGAGGTTTTTTCGTCCGACGATGGTGTCGCAACCCGCTTGGATGACATCCTTGACCAGTTTTTGCAATCGGGCGGCTCTATCGATAGTCAGACCACTTCGTTGAACAATCGAAGTGCGCAACTCGAAGATCGCCTCGCTGATGTGGAAGCCCGTTCCGAGACGTTTCGAGCGGCGCTATTAAAACAATTTACGGCAATGGATGTTACCGTGGGGCAATTCAATTCCACCGGTTCATTCTTAAGCAGCTGGATTAGCAATTTATAA
- a CDS encoding flagellar protein FlaG codes for MNSEITNVVKLSPVTVVKADKQTDDRSSSKDVIKGEQLSVSPTPASTPTESSNPLNFQAKQEDDKKTNPKTPLEDVKKAADEGNALLQEVKRNLQFKVDDTTNELVVKIVDSETGELVRQIPSEEMLAFIKHMKEMDGHQGSMIQDRA; via the coding sequence ATGAACAGCGAGATTACCAATGTAGTGAAGTTATCTCCCGTGACTGTTGTGAAAGCCGACAAGCAAACCGACGACCGTTCTTCAAGTAAAGACGTAATTAAAGGCGAGCAGTTGTCTGTTTCGCCTACGCCTGCTTCTACGCCGACGGAAAGTTCCAATCCATTGAATTTTCAAGCTAAGCAGGAAGACGATAAAAAAACCAACCCTAAGACGCCTTTGGAAGACGTTAAAAAGGCTGCGGACGAAGGAAACGCTTTATTGCAAGAAGTCAAGCGCAATCTGCAATTCAAGGTCGACGATACTACCAATGAATTGGTGGTCAAAATTGTAGATAGCGAAACCGGCGAACTTGTGCGGCAAATTCCGTCCGAGGAAATGTTGGCTTTTATCAAACACATGAAAGAAATGGATGGTCATCAAGGCTCGATGATACAGGATAGGGCTTAA
- a CDS encoding flagellin N-terminal helical domain-containing protein has product MAMVINTNVQSLNSQRFLNNTNMSLSTSMERLSSGLRINSAKDDAAGLAISDKMTSQIRGMTVAVRNANDGISMAQTAEAGMGNITDTLQRMRDLAVQAANTAGVSSSDRQKLQTEFKQLGLEMKRIIQNTEFNGKKILNGSLKNANFQVGANTATDNQISVNISDLEKVTSLSALFGTKLSIGSNATSNNVRSAITAIDSAIKKIDTFRSTLGATQNRFTTTIANLQSSIENQSAARSRIIDADFAIETSNLSRTQILQQAGTAMLAQANQSTQSVLSLLR; this is encoded by the coding sequence ATGGCAATGGTCATCAATACAAACGTCCAATCGTTGAACAGTCAACGGTTCTTGAATAATACCAATATGTCGTTATCGACCTCTATGGAGCGTTTGTCTTCGGGTTTGAGAATCAACTCGGCTAAAGACGACGCGGCCGGCTTGGCTATCAGCGACAAAATGACATCGCAAATTCGCGGTATGACTGTTGCGGTGAGAAACGCGAACGACGGTATTTCCATGGCGCAAACCGCTGAGGCCGGCATGGGAAATATTACCGATACGCTGCAAAGGATGCGGGACTTGGCCGTTCAAGCTGCCAACACCGCGGGGGTATCGTCGAGTGATAGACAGAAACTGCAAACCGAATTCAAACAACTCGGCTTGGAGATGAAACGTATCATTCAAAACACCGAGTTTAACGGCAAAAAAATTCTGAACGGTTCGTTGAAAAACGCTAACTTCCAAGTTGGTGCTAATACGGCAACAGACAACCAAATTTCAGTTAACATCTCCGACTTGGAAAAAGTCACTAGCTTGAGTGCATTGTTCGGCACCAAGTTGTCGATCGGTTCGAATGCTACCTCCAACAACGTCAGATCTGCGATTACCGCTATCGATAGCGCCATCAAAAAAATCGATACATTCAGATCGACTTTGGGTGCAACCCAAAACCGGTTTACTACCACCATTGCTAACCTGCAGTCGTCTATTGAAAATCAATCCGCCGCCAGATCGCGGATTATAGATGCGGATTTTGCGATAGAAACTTCCAACTTGAGCCGCACGCAAATCCTGCAACAAGCAGGTACGGCGATGTTGGCGCAAGCTAACCAATCCACACAATCCGTTCTCAGTTTGCTGAGGTAG
- a CDS encoding nucleotidyltransferase family protein: MKQHWQQVVIGSDTSLRTTLEVIDRGALQIALVVDGNEKLIGVVTDGDIRRALIRGLSLEHAVGDVMNKRPKVATLQDSKTQLIAMMEGHHLYQLPVVDERGRVVRLESLQALYKQPCFPNPVFLMAGGFGKRLRPYTDDCPKPLLEIGGKPILQTIIENFVKSGFRQFYIAVHFKAEKIKRYFGDGSRWGISIVYIDELEPMGTAGAIGMLPADLPDVPLIVMNGDILTQIDFARLLAYHNEQQAIATMCVRQYEYQIPYGVVRLDQQRIVGIDEKPLQHCLANAGIYVLDHSLINSIAAQKKLDMPDLFNRQIAAGEAVSMFAVNDYWLDIGREADFLRAQGEFAQYF, translated from the coding sequence ATGAAGCAGCATTGGCAACAGGTGGTGATAGGATCGGACACTTCTCTCAGAACCACTCTGGAAGTGATAGATCGCGGCGCGCTGCAAATTGCTTTGGTGGTAGACGGCAACGAAAAATTGATCGGTGTAGTGACCGACGGCGACATTCGCCGAGCGCTCATTCGCGGGTTGTCGCTGGAACATGCCGTCGGCGACGTGATGAATAAGCGGCCTAAAGTCGCCACGCTACAGGATAGTAAAACCCAGTTGATCGCAATGATGGAGGGACACCATTTATATCAACTACCTGTGGTCGACGAACGCGGCCGCGTGGTGCGCTTGGAATCTTTGCAAGCCTTGTATAAACAACCGTGTTTCCCCAATCCGGTGTTTTTAATGGCGGGCGGTTTTGGAAAACGTTTACGGCCCTATACCGACGATTGTCCCAAGCCTTTGTTGGAAATCGGCGGGAAACCGATTCTGCAGACCATTATCGAAAATTTCGTCAAATCCGGTTTTCGGCAGTTTTATATCGCTGTGCATTTTAAAGCCGAAAAAATCAAGCGCTATTTTGGTGACGGTAGTCGTTGGGGCATTTCGATCGTCTATATCGACGAATTGGAGCCTATGGGAACTGCCGGAGCCATCGGTATGCTGCCGGCCGACTTGCCGGACGTACCGTTGATCGTGATGAACGGCGACATTCTTACCCAAATCGATTTTGCCAGGCTGCTGGCGTATCACAACGAGCAACAAGCCATCGCGACCATGTGCGTGCGGCAGTATGAGTATCAAATTCCTTACGGAGTTGTGAGGCTGGATCAGCAGCGTATCGTTGGTATCGATGAAAAGCCTTTGCAACATTGTTTGGCAAACGCGGGAATTTATGTATTGGATCACAGTTTGATAAACAGCATCGCCGCGCAAAAAAAACTGGATATGCCCGACCTATTCAACCGGCAAATCGCCGCAGGCGAGGCGGTGTCTATGTTTGCGGTCAACGATTATTGGTTGGACATAGGCCGGGAAGCCGATTTTTTGCGTGCGCAGGGCGAGTTTGCCCAGTATTTTTGA
- a CDS encoding acetyltransferase, whose translation MRQRIILLGSGGHAKVLLETLRRGGREIVGITDPARPPGSSWENVAVLGDDSVISRFAVDDVILVNGLGSLPRDSGLRAKLYNEFVAQKYRFDTVIDPYAIVASSVLCRAGAQVMAGAIIQAGTVIAENAIINSGAIVEHDCVIGCHAHVAPGAVLSGNVEVGNNVHIGTGAVIIQGIRIGAGSIVGAGSVVTRDIGVRQIVYPARARIQDIY comes from the coding sequence ATGAGACAACGGATAATTTTGCTGGGGAGCGGAGGCCATGCAAAAGTTCTGCTCGAAACCTTGCGTAGAGGTGGCCGGGAGATCGTAGGGATAACCGATCCGGCTCGTCCGCCGGGTAGTAGTTGGGAGAATGTCGCGGTATTGGGTGACGACAGCGTGATCTCGCGGTTCGCGGTGGATGACGTGATATTGGTTAATGGCCTCGGTTCTTTGCCCAGAGATAGTGGATTGCGTGCAAAACTCTATAACGAGTTCGTGGCGCAAAAATATCGGTTCGATACGGTGATAGATCCATATGCAATAGTTGCAAGCAGTGTTTTGTGTCGCGCCGGAGCGCAAGTGATGGCGGGCGCCATAATTCAGGCAGGCACAGTAATTGCTGAGAACGCTATTATCAATAGCGGCGCGATAGTCGAGCATGATTGCGTGATCGGCTGCCATGCACATGTAGCACCCGGAGCGGTACTGAGCGGCAACGTGGAGGTCGGAAATAACGTGCATATCGGTACCGGGGCGGTCATCATTCAAGGCATTCGGATTGGAGCGGGTAGTATCGTCGGCGCCGGCAGCGTAGTAACTCGCGATATCGGCGTGCGCCAGATTGTGTATCCGGCTCGCGCGCGCATACAAGACATTTATTAA
- the neuB gene encoding N-acetylneuraminate synthase encodes MSHVYIIAEAGVNHNGKPKAAFQLVDAAVAAGADAVKFQTFKAEKLTTALAGKADYQKQATGSRENQLEMLRGLELQQVFHYELRDYCRGRGIEFLSTAFDFDSLVFLANEVGVSRLKIPSGEINNGPFLLAHAQTGKELVLSTGMAGLGEVETALGVLAFGYLGWEAPSLERFRLAYENSAGHDILKQKVTLLHCTSEYPTPPEHVNLKAMDTLAHAFELPVGYSDHTVGLAVPIAAVARGAVLIEKHFTLDRNQPGPDHQVSLEPEELKQMVAAIRCVESALGSARKTPQKEELKTRDVARKSVVAAREIGRGETFGVENLTFKRPGTGRSPMDYWRLLGRTSERDYRVDDLIE; translated from the coding sequence ATGAGTCACGTGTATATCATCGCCGAAGCCGGCGTGAATCATAACGGCAAGCCGAAAGCGGCGTTTCAGCTGGTAGATGCCGCCGTTGCTGCAGGCGCGGATGCGGTTAAGTTTCAAACTTTCAAAGCCGAAAAACTCACAACGGCCCTGGCCGGTAAAGCCGATTATCAAAAGCAAGCGACGGGTTCGCGCGAAAACCAGTTGGAAATGTTACGCGGCTTGGAATTGCAACAGGTATTTCATTACGAATTGCGCGATTACTGCCGCGGCCGCGGAATCGAGTTTTTATCTACGGCCTTCGATTTCGACAGCTTGGTATTTTTGGCTAACGAAGTAGGCGTGAGCCGTTTGAAGATTCCCTCAGGAGAAATCAACAACGGACCGTTTTTATTGGCGCATGCCCAAACCGGCAAAGAGCTGGTTTTGTCGACCGGTATGGCCGGCTTAGGCGAAGTCGAAACCGCATTAGGGGTTTTGGCTTTCGGTTATTTGGGCTGGGAGGCGCCGAGTTTGGAGCGGTTTCGCCTCGCTTACGAAAATAGCGCGGGTCACGATATTCTGAAACAAAAAGTCACGCTGCTGCATTGCACCAGTGAATATCCGACACCGCCCGAGCACGTAAACCTAAAGGCCATGGATACTTTGGCCCATGCCTTTGAATTGCCGGTCGGCTATTCCGACCATACCGTCGGTCTGGCCGTGCCGATTGCCGCAGTAGCTCGCGGCGCGGTATTGATCGAAAAGCACTTCACGCTGGACCGCAACCAACCCGGCCCGGACCATCAGGTTTCCTTGGAGCCGGAGGAATTGAAACAAATGGTTGCTGCGATACGCTGTGTGGAAAGCGCATTAGGTTCGGCGCGTAAAACCCCGCAAAAGGAGGAATTGAAAACGCGCGATGTCGCCCGAAAAAGCGTGGTAGCGGCGCGTGAGATTGGGCGAGGGGAAACATTCGGCGTCGAAAATTTGACATTCAAGCGGCCCGGCACCGGTAGAAGTCCGATGGATTATTGGCGGCTGTTAGGCCGGACAAGCGAACGGGATTATCGCGTTGACGATTTAATCGAATGA
- a CDS encoding HD-GYP domain-containing protein, which translates to MTSQTIDLHSAITALSCALDLVGYDEIKHGKRVAIMAFHIANHLGWPYDECLSIMHSGMLHDCGVAQMQERHNILNALEWAGAEAHAIRGAQYLQQCPPLTQFAEEVRYHHTRWEQLLTLPVSDRVRLRANLLFLVDRVDMLLVPYLNTERVLTACTDILAQLQDCAATLFSPHLLDALTVVGKSEAFWLAMEPDYLDEDLRSLGKDVAPVSLDFQAQRELARLFSRVVDAKSHYTELHSERVAAIARQLAQDFGIAGAELEQVEIAGLLHDLGKLRVSENIIDKPGKLTPDERASMQRHSYDTYRILQRVFSQSKIPIWAGFHHENLRGEGYPFKTASASQDLECRIITVADIFQALIQTRPYRRSMPLPEALQELERRVAAGELDAEVVERLKLNAESYYRLANG; encoded by the coding sequence ATGACTAGTCAAACTATAGATTTACATAGTGCAATTACCGCATTGAGCTGCGCGTTGGATTTAGTCGGATACGATGAAATCAAGCACGGCAAAAGAGTAGCGATCATGGCTTTTCACATCGCCAACCATCTCGGCTGGCCCTATGACGAATGCTTGTCCATCATGCATTCCGGCATGTTGCACGATTGCGGCGTGGCGCAAATGCAAGAGAGGCATAATATTTTGAATGCTCTTGAATGGGCCGGCGCCGAGGCGCATGCCATTCGCGGTGCCCAATATTTACAGCAATGCCCGCCCCTCACACAGTTTGCCGAAGAAGTGCGGTATCACCATACCCGCTGGGAACAACTGTTGACGCTGCCCGTAAGCGATCGTGTTCGGCTACGGGCCAACCTACTGTTTCTGGTCGATCGGGTCGACATGCTGTTGGTACCCTATTTAAATACCGAGCGTGTATTGACGGCCTGCACGGACATTCTGGCACAGTTGCAAGATTGCGCCGCCACCTTATTTTCGCCGCATTTATTGGATGCATTGACAGTAGTCGGGAAAAGCGAGGCATTTTGGCTGGCGATGGAACCGGACTATTTGGACGAGGATTTGCGCAGCCTGGGAAAAGACGTGGCGCCGGTTAGCTTAGATTTCCAAGCGCAACGCGAACTAGCCAGATTATTCTCCCGCGTGGTGGACGCGAAAAGTCATTACACGGAATTGCATTCCGAACGGGTAGCGGCAATTGCCAGGCAGCTTGCGCAGGATTTCGGTATTGCCGGAGCGGAATTGGAACAAGTCGAGATTGCCGGACTACTGCACGATTTAGGCAAGCTGCGCGTCTCCGAAAATATCATCGATAAACCCGGCAAACTCACACCTGACGAACGGGCGAGCATGCAACGACATAGTTACGATACCTATCGCATTTTGCAACGGGTATTCAGCCAGTCAAAAATCCCGATCTGGGCCGGATTTCACCACGAAAACCTGCGCGGCGAAGGCTATCCGTTTAAAACCGCCAGCGCCTCGCAAGACTTGGAATGCCGAATCATCACGGTAGCCGACATTTTTCAGGCTTTGATACAAACCCGCCCGTACCGGCGCAGCATGCCGTTGCCCGAAGCCCTCCAAGAACTGGAGCGGCGCGTGGCAGCCGGCGAATTGGATGCCGAGGTCGTGGAACGATTAAAGCTCAATGCCGAGTCGTATTATCGATTGGCTAACGGCTGA
- the dnaB gene encoding replicative DNA helicase: MSDDYFLEPDYAVDSLKVPPHSLQAEQSVLGGLLLDNQTWDSVADKVNEVDFYRRDHQLIFRAIGQLAEKQEPFDVVTLSEILEATGELKDVGGLAYLAFLAKETPTAANIVAYANIVRDRSVLRQLIHVGTEISDSAFSTEGRETAELLENAERKVFEIAEQRQRGQGGFASIKSLLAKAVDKIETLYELDGNITGASTGFTDLDEKTSGLQPSDLIIVAGRPSMGKTTIAMNMAENVAVKSGMPVAVFSMEMPGEALAMRMMSSLGRIDQHKVRTGKLDDDDWPRLTSAINLLAETKLFIDDTPALTPTEVRSRARRLTREYGQLGLIVIDYLQLMQSPTSGDNRVQQISDISRGLKALAKELNTPVIALSQLNRNLEQRPNKRPVMSDLRESGAIEQDADLIIFVYRDEVYNEDSPDKGIAEVIIGKQRNGPLGTVRLTFLGQYTRFENFAGHYSGDGDYE, encoded by the coding sequence ATGTCCGACGATTATTTTCTTGAACCCGACTATGCCGTCGATTCCTTAAAAGTTCCCCCTCATTCTTTGCAAGCCGAACAATCGGTATTAGGCGGCTTGTTGCTCGACAATCAAACTTGGGACTCGGTGGCCGACAAGGTCAACGAGGTGGATTTTTATCGCCGGGATCACCAGCTCATTTTTCGGGCTATCGGTCAACTAGCCGAAAAGCAAGAACCGTTCGACGTCGTCACCTTATCGGAAATATTGGAGGCAACCGGAGAGCTAAAAGATGTCGGCGGCTTGGCCTATCTGGCTTTTTTGGCCAAAGAAACGCCCACCGCCGCCAACATCGTGGCGTATGCCAATATCGTGCGGGATCGCTCGGTACTTCGGCAACTGATACATGTAGGAACCGAGATATCCGATTCGGCCTTTAGTACGGAAGGCCGGGAAACCGCCGAATTACTGGAAAACGCCGAACGCAAGGTGTTCGAGATCGCCGAACAGCGGCAACGCGGACAAGGCGGTTTTGCGTCGATAAAATCGCTACTGGCCAAAGCCGTCGATAAAATCGAAACCCTATACGAGTTGGACGGCAATATTACCGGCGCCAGTACCGGATTTACCGATCTGGACGAAAAAACCTCTGGCTTGCAGCCATCCGACTTGATCATCGTCGCCGGACGGCCGTCTATGGGCAAAACCACCATCGCGATGAACATGGCGGAAAACGTAGCCGTCAAAAGCGGCATGCCGGTAGCGGTATTCAGTATGGAAATGCCCGGCGAAGCGCTGGCCATGCGGATGATGTCCTCGCTGGGCCGCATCGATCAGCACAAAGTCCGCACCGGTAAATTAGACGACGACGACTGGCCTAGACTGACGTCCGCGATTAATCTTCTTGCCGAAACCAAGCTATTCATAGACGACACGCCGGCCTTAACACCAACCGAAGTGCGTTCGCGCGCGCGCCGCTTAACCCGCGAATACGGCCAACTCGGCTTAATCGTGATCGACTACTTACAGCTCATGCAGTCACCGACTAGCGGCGACAACCGGGTACAACAAATTTCCGACATTTCCCGCGGACTTAAAGCATTAGCCAAGGAATTAAACACGCCGGTCATTGCCCTGTCGCAGTTGAACCGTAATCTGGAACAGCGCCCCAACAAACGGCCGGTCATGTCTGACTTACGAGAATCCGGCGCCATCGAACAAGACGCCGATTTAATCATCTTCGTGTATCGCGACGAGGTTTACAACGAGGATAGTCCGGATAAAGGCATAGCCGAAGTAATTATCGGCAAGCAGCGTAACGGTCCTTTAGGGACGGTACGCTTAACGTTTTTAGGGCAATACACCCGTTTCGAAAACTTTGCCGGCCATTATTCGGGAGACGGAGATTACGAATGA
- the alr gene encoding alanine racemase, with amino-acid sequence MTPAAYVRLDLDAVRHNLHQVKRYAPNHKIMAVIKANAYGHGITRVARALTEADGLAVARLDEGVRLRKAGITQPITVLQGFVCSDELQSMLQHGLDAVVHTPQQIELLQQQSAHNPGLTVWLKMDSGMNRLGFKNADFANAYQALLRCSIVEQPVNLITHFANADDLLDDKTRCQIDVFNRAIEGFPGQRSIANSAGIIGWPNVISDWVRPGLMLYGCSPFAGKTGTDFGLRPVMSLHARVIAVKNVSAGETVGYSGTWQCKVDTRIGVISIGYGDGYHRHTRPEAPVLVNGQRVPLIGRVSMDMITVDLTSQPHASPGDPVTLWGPGLPVEEIARYADTIPYTLLCGITQRVYVVEQ; translated from the coding sequence ATGACCCCGGCCGCATACGTCCGTTTGGATTTAGATGCCGTACGACACAATCTACATCAAGTAAAACGTTACGCACCTAACCACAAAATCATGGCGGTCATCAAGGCCAACGCCTACGGCCATGGGATCACGCGCGTAGCGAGAGCTTTGACCGAGGCCGACGGCCTAGCCGTTGCCAGATTGGACGAAGGCGTGCGCCTGCGTAAAGCCGGCATAACCCAGCCTATCACCGTATTACAAGGGTTTGTCTGCAGCGACGAGCTGCAGTCCATGCTGCAACACGGCTTGGACGCAGTCGTTCATACCCCCCAGCAAATCGAGCTTTTACAGCAACAATCGGCTCACAATCCCGGATTGACGGTCTGGTTAAAAATGGATTCCGGCATGAATCGCTTGGGTTTTAAAAACGCGGATTTCGCTAACGCCTATCAAGCCTTATTGCGTTGTTCAATTGTCGAACAGCCTGTCAATTTGATTACTCACTTTGCCAATGCGGACGATTTGCTGGACGACAAAACGCGTTGTCAAATCGATGTGTTTAACCGGGCTATCGAGGGTTTTCCCGGACAGCGTAGCATCGCCAACTCGGCAGGCATCATCGGCTGGCCGAACGTGATTAGCGACTGGGTAAGACCGGGGTTAATGCTGTACGGCTGCTCGCCGTTTGCCGGAAAAACCGGCACAGACTTCGGATTAAGGCCGGTAATGAGTTTACATGCCCGGGTAATTGCCGTAAAAAATGTCAGTGCCGGAGAGACTGTCGGCTATAGCGGAACCTGGCAATGTAAAGTCGATACCCGCATAGGGGTCATCTCGATAGGTTATGGAGACGGTTATCACCGCCATACCCGACCGGAAGCCCCCGTCTTGGTCAACGGGCAACGTGTACCGCTGATCGGCAGAGTTTCGATGGACATGATTACGGTAGACTTGACGAGCCAACCCCATGCCAGCCCCGGCGATCCGGTTACCTTGTGGGGGCCGGGGCTACCGGTGGAAGAAATTGCCCGCTACGCCGATACCATTCCTTACACCTTGCTATGCGGCATCACTCAACGCGTATACGTGGTTGAGCAATGA
- a CDS encoding YqaA family protein, whose product MQFESFGLLGLFLSAFVSSTLAPGGSEIVLALLVKSKQFSVPDLVAVATVGNSLGALTTFWLGVWMSRKYPSEALLNSSRQKSLTTIKRWGIFSLLFSWLPIVGDGLCFAAGWLRLSLYGSMVLIAIGKVLRYLVIAYAVV is encoded by the coding sequence ATGCAGTTTGAGTCGTTTGGGTTATTGGGGTTATTTCTTAGTGCGTTTGTTTCTTCAACGCTAGCACCGGGAGGTTCCGAAATCGTTTTGGCTTTGTTGGTTAAGAGCAAGCAATTTTCGGTGCCTGATTTGGTAGCGGTGGCTACTGTGGGAAACTCTTTGGGCGCTTTGACCACTTTCTGGCTGGGCGTCTGGATGTCGCGCAAATATCCTTCGGAAGCGTTATTGAATAGCTCGCGGCAGAAATCACTGACGACTATCAAGCGTTGGGGGATTTTCTCGTTATTGTTTTCTTGGTTGCCGATTGTGGGTGATGGATTGTGCTTTGCGGCGGGTTGGTTAAGATTGTCGCTTTACGGCTCGATGGTATTGATTGCTATAGGGAAAGTGCTTAGATATCTTGTAATTGCGTATGCAGTAGTGTGA
- a CDS encoding cupredoxin domain-containing protein: MFKVISMAALVGILSFANVYAKDFQEHNNMMDHGDGHLMDMDGAMVMGQNVDTLPGGCDKIAASKEITVRAGHKYSEKFPGTMWAFDQQEFQFEPCTKLTVHFVNEDEIRHQWMMHGLPKYLYPKGMFHLEVSGPGSVTGTLILPPGDKTYLVHCDIAQHMEKGMKAQLKVGKGGEDLPSIPGVTASVFPDDYSGKPFSVTAFAEQEAAAIAAAVAAAAKASVKPAANSDVAVADDSGFLSGVSIVGLVVGIFIGPILAKRFKGMSAGEVVATIFEWLSGAIGASIDLLAKLIKKLTGKKAIPLPDK; the protein is encoded by the coding sequence ATGTTCAAAGTCATTTCAATGGCCGCGCTAGTTGGGATTCTATCGTTTGCCAATGTTTACGCGAAAGATTTTCAGGAACATAACAACATGATGGATCATGGCGACGGCCACTTAATGGATATGGATGGCGCAATGGTTATGGGGCAGAATGTTGATACCTTGCCAGGTGGTTGCGATAAAATTGCGGCGAGTAAAGAAATTACCGTTCGCGCCGGGCACAAATATTCGGAAAAATTTCCCGGCACAATGTGGGCATTCGATCAACAGGAATTTCAGTTTGAGCCTTGCACTAAGTTGACGGTGCATTTCGTTAACGAGGATGAAATTCGGCATCAGTGGATGATGCATGGGTTGCCTAAATACCTGTATCCTAAAGGTATGTTTCATTTGGAAGTCAGCGGTCCCGGCAGTGTCACAGGTACCCTAATTCTTCCGCCGGGTGACAAAACCTATCTTGTGCATTGCGATATTGCGCAACATATGGAAAAAGGCATGAAGGCGCAATTAAAGGTAGGGAAGGGTGGAGAAGACTTGCCCAGTATCCCCGGGGTTACCGCTAGCGTGTTTCCGGATGACTATAGTGGAAAGCCGTTTTCTGTGACTGCTTTCGCCGAACAAGAGGCGGCAGCCATTGCCGCTGCCGTAGCGGCAGCGGCCAAAGCATCGGTTAAACCTGCCGCAAATTCGGATGTGGCGGTGGCTGATGACAGCGGCTTTTTGTCCGGAGTTTCCATTGTTGGCTTGGTTGTGGGTATTTTTATTGGACCGATATTAGCTAAACGCTTCAAGGGAATGAGTGCTGGCGAGGTAGTGGCAACTATTTTCGAATGGCTTTCCGGAGCAATAGGCGCTTCAATCGACCTGCTGGCAAAATTAATCAAAAAGTTAACCGGAAAAAAAGCTATTCCGTTACCTGACAAATAA